The following coding sequences lie in one Arachis hypogaea cultivar Tifrunner chromosome 9, arahy.Tifrunner.gnm2.J5K5, whole genome shotgun sequence genomic window:
- the LOC112712608 gene encoding BTB/POZ domain-containing protein At5g03250 — MTDMACMKLGSKSDVFYLDRQNWLCSTGLPSDVIVEIGETSFHLHKFPLISRSELLETIMKEDNEKSVIELHELPGGAKAFLLIAKFCYGVKMELTPSNVVSLRCAAEYLQMTEDYGEGNLIIQTENFLNHIFTYWTDTLRALRTCEEDVLPFAEELHITSRCIQSLVLKAADPSLVTSQSVVQSPENRIGGLVSKITCEDWWYEDVSSLSLPLYKRFMHGASGRHMKAEKISGSLVYYAKKSVPLLGSQFSGNNSNKSSSISCCTPSEADQRNMIEEIVEMLPNVKGITPTKFLLRVLRTAMALYASSSCCASLEKKIGAQLDEADLDDLLIPNIGYSMETLYDIDCVQRMLDHFMIVEHDVIDSTTSSNDIEEEREKGLVEGSQQTPMIKVANLVDSYLAEVAPDSNVKLQKFQALAAVIPDYARILDDALYRAIDIYLKAHPWLTDSEKEQMCKLMNCQKLSLEASTHAAQNERLPLRVVVQVLFFEQLKLRTSVAGWFFSSDNNNNSSLENSEKQQHNLALIGNDQTNPFMAFENVRERVSELEKEYLHMKKELEKMMVKSKISWNVILKKLGCRLIPKPPNNNKVTKSCRKTKITPTSTTITTTTTTMEDQKAMTEVN; from the exons TTTCCACTTATATCAAGAAGTGAATTGCTAGAAACAATTATGAAAGAAGACAATGAAAAATCAGTGATTGAACTTCATGAACTACCAGGAGGAGCCAAGGCCTTTCTACTCATAGCAAAGTTCTGTTATGGTGTCAAAATGGAGCTAACACCATCAAATGTGGTTAGTCTCCGGTGTGCCGCCGAGTACCTCCAAATGACAGAGGACTATGGAGAGGGAAATCTCATCATACAGACTGAGAATTTCCTAAACCACATCTTCACTTATTGGACAGACACTCTTAGAGCTCTAAGAACATGTGAAGAAGATGTTTTGCCTTTTGCTGAAGAGCTTCACATAACTTCAAGGTGCATACAATCTTTGGTGTTGAAAGCTGCAGATCCAAGCTTGGTTACTTCTCAAAGTGTTGTTCAAAGTCCAGAGAACAGAATAGGAGGACTCGTATCGAAGATAACATGCGAAGATTGGTGGTATGAGGATGTTTCTTCACTTAGCTTGCCATTATACAAAAGATTCATGCATGGTGCTAGTGGAAGGCACATGAAGGCTGAGAAAATTTCTGGTTCCCTTGTTTACTATGCTAAAAAGAGTGTTCCTTTATTGGGAAGCCAATTCAGTGGAAACAATTCTAACAAgtcatcatcaatttcttgttgtACTCCTTCTGAAGCAGATCAAAGGAACATGATAGAAGAGATTGTGGAAATGCTTCCAAATGTAAAGGGTATCACACCAACCAAGTTCTTGTTAAGGGTTCTTAGAACAGCAATGGCATTGTATGCTAGCTCATCTTGTTGTGCAAGTTTGGAGAAAAAGATTGGTGCTCAGTTAGATGAAGCTGATCTTGATGATCTTCTGATCCCAAACATTGGATACTCAATGGAAACCctttatgatattgattgtgttcaGAGGATGCTTGATCATTTCATGATTGTGGAGCATGATGTTATTGATTCCACAACATCTTCTAATGACAtagaggaagaaagagagaaggGATTGGTTGAAGGCTCTCAACAAACTCCAATGATAAAAGTGGCTAATCTTGTTGATAGCTATCTTGCTGAGGTTGCACCTGATTCCAATGTGAAGCTTCAAAAGTTTCAGGCACTTGCTGCTGTCATTCCTGATTATGCTAGGATCCTTGATGATGCTTTATATCGTGCCATTGATATATATCTCAAG GCTCATCCATGGCTAACAGACTCAGAGAAGGAACAAATGTGCAAGCTCATGAACTGCCAGAAGCTGTCCCTGGAAGCCAGCACACACGCGGCGCAAAATGAGAGGCTTCCCCTCCGAGTTGTGGTCCAAGTCCTGTTCTTTGAGCAGCTCAAACTCAGAACCTCAGTTGCCGGTTGGTTCTTTTCATctgataacaacaacaacagcagccTTGAGAATTCAGAGAAACAACAGCATAACTTAGCACTGATAGGAAATGACCAAACTAACCCCTTCATGGCCTTTGAGAATGTGAGGGAGCGTGTGAGTGAGCTTGAGAAAGAGTACCTGCACATGAAGAAAGAGCTTGAGAAGATGATGGTTAAGTCCAAGATTAGTTGGAACGTGATCCTCAAGAAATTGGGGTGTAGGTTAATACCTAAGCCCCCTAATAACAACAAGGTCACAAAATCATGTAGAAAAACCAAGATaacaccaacatcaaccaccatcaccaccactaccaccaccatgGAAGATCAAAAGGCCATGACTGAAGTGAATTGA
- the LOC112712610 gene encoding uncharacterized protein isoform X2 encodes MSTTHTAKAKEENGKQSATAKNPGSSGSFKRWGRKSPFLRYGLPMISLTVLGALGLGHLLQGSKDIAKVKDDQEWEITEARKALSRLGPVDAYNPKTISLEDELKALQQKVNIDDYEYKKIPKPNEGK; translated from the exons ATGAGTACAACTCACACAgcaaaagcaaaagaagaaaatggGAAGCAAAGTGCGACAGCTAAGAATCCAGGTTCTTCTGGTTCCTTCAAGAGATGGGGCAGGAAAAGCCCCTTTCTGAGATATGGCCTTCCCATGATATCTCTTACTGTTCTTGGTGCTCTTGGCCTTGGTCATCTCTTGCAAGGCAG CAAGGATATTGCAAAGGTGAAGGATGATCAGGAATGGGAAATAACTGAAGCAAGAAAAGCATTGTCTAGACTTGGACCAGTAGATGCATACAATCCAAAAACCATCTCATTGGAGGATGAGCTCAAG GCCTTGCAACAAAAGGTGAACATTGACGATTACGAGTACAAGAAAATTCCTAAACCGAATGAGGGCAAGTGA
- the LOC112712610 gene encoding uncharacterized protein isoform X1 encodes MSTTHTAKAKEENGKQSATAKNPGSSGSFKRWGRKSPFLRYGLPMISLTVLGALGLGHLLQGSKDIAKVKDDQEWEITEARKALSRLGPVDAYNPKTISLEDELKLNNIPQMTKHGIEWTTLLSSEYSQATRSSVTCDSLTCDSVQKITYTKLDNDLLHFSFHECV; translated from the exons ATGAGTACAACTCACACAgcaaaagcaaaagaagaaaatggGAAGCAAAGTGCGACAGCTAAGAATCCAGGTTCTTCTGGTTCCTTCAAGAGATGGGGCAGGAAAAGCCCCTTTCTGAGATATGGCCTTCCCATGATATCTCTTACTGTTCTTGGTGCTCTTGGCCTTGGTCATCTCTTGCAAGGCAG CAAGGATATTGCAAAGGTGAAGGATGATCAGGAATGGGAAATAACTGAAGCAAGAAAAGCATTGTCTAGACTTGGACCAGTAGATGCATACAATCCAAAAACCATCTCATTGGAGGATGAGCTCAAG TTGAACAATATCCCACAAATGACCAAGCATGGGATTGAATGGACCACACTACTGAGTAGTGAGTACTCACAAGCAACTCGTTCGTCTGTGACCTGTGACTCTCTCACATGTGACTCGGTACAAAAGATTACTTACACCAAATTGGACAACGACCTACTCCACTTCTCTTTTCATGAGTGTGTGTAA
- the LOC112712609 gene encoding E3 ubiquitin-protein ligase WAV3 isoform X1 translates to MGSKWKKAKVALGLNLCMFVPKTLDDSDSSPSHTEVSERLSNAALLPAAENMDMGSSTPTAPVPSLKLSRSVSSSKSSKQTCAICLTKMKQGSGQAIFTAECSHSFHFHCIASNVKHGNQICPVCRAKWKEIPFSGPSLDPIQGRMSPSPINWPQNDALMALVHPLPLPLPHPPRRDLSRRHIVPLYQEPGIFNDDESLNHETVVSERSPCNKSTEDNDSVRELEIKTYPEVSAAPGSNSYSNFTVLVHLKAATASTTAAEAGSQNVSRNQPSLTQISQTPRAPVDLVTVLDISGSMAGTKLALLKRAMGFVIQNLGSNDRLSVIAFSSTARRLFPLSRMTDSGRQQALLAVNSLVANGGTNIAEGLRKGAKIMEDRKEKNPVASIILLSDGQDNYTVNGPGTNQPQPNYQLLLPTSLGGRDNLGFQIPVHAFGFGTDHDALSMHSISEMSGGTFSFIETEAVLQDAFAQCIGGLLSVVVQELQVEIECIHPNLSLSSLKAGSYPSRVRADGRKGFIDVGDLYADEERDFLVSVDVPATSSNETSLLKVKCVYKDPLTQETMTLESEEVKIERPEQAGQVVMSLEVDRQRNRLQAAEAMAQARLAAEQGDLSGAGLILENCRKMLAETISAKSHDRLCVALDAELKEMQERMASRHVYEASGRAYILSGLSSHSWQRATARGDSTDSSSLVRAYQTPSMTQMLTRSQAMLLGSPSGQRLLQPLLSFRSQPSPR, encoded by the exons ATGGGAAGCAAATGGAAGAAAGCGAAGGTGGCTCTGGGGCTCAACCTCTGCATGTTTGTTCCCAAGACCTTAGACGACAGCGACTCATCTCCGTCGCACACGGAGGTTTCCGAGAGGCTGTCGAACGCAGCGCTGCTTCCGGCGGCGGAGAACATGGACATGGGTTCTTCTACGCCAACAGCGCCGGTTCCGTCGTTGAAGCTGTCGAGAAGTGTCAGCAGCAGCAAGTCTTCAAAG CAAACTTGCGCAATATGCTTAACCAAAATGAAACAAGGATCTGGTCAGGCTATATTCACTGCTGAATGTTCACATTCCTTCCATTTCCACTGTATTGCTTCGAATGTGAAACATGGAAACCAAATATGTCCAGTGTGCAGAGCAAAATGGAAAGAAATACCTTTCTCGGGTCCGAGTTTGGATCCTATACAGGGAAGAATGTCACCTAGTCCAATAAATTGGCCCCAGAATGATGCTTTGATGGCCTTGGTCCATCCATTACCTCTACCTCTACCTCATCCTCCTCGACGAGACCTGAGTAGGCGGCATATTGTTCCCCTTTACCAAGAGCCAGGCATATTTAATGATGACGAATCATTGAATCATGAAACCGTAGTTTCTGAGAGAAGTCCTTGCAATAAGAGTACCGAAGATAACGATTCTGTTAGAGAATTGGAGATTAAAACATATCCGGAAGTTTCTGCTGCTCCTGGGTCCAATAGTTATTCTAATTTCACAGTTCTGGTTCATCTCAAAGCTGCTACTGCTTCTACAACAGCTGCTGAAGCCGGGAGTCAAAATGTCAGTAGAAACCAGCCTAGCTTGACACAGATTTCTCAGACTCCTCGTGCCCCTGTTGACCTGGTCACAGTGCTTGACATCAGTGGTAGCATGGCTGGAACCAAGCTGGCACTACTGAAAAGAGCTATGGGATTTGTTATACAGAACCTTGGCTCTAATGACCGCCTTTCCGTTATTGCTTTCTCTTCCACAGCCCGCCGTCTCTTTCCGCTGTCAAGGATGACGGATTCCGGGCGGCAACAGGCTTTGCTAGCTGTTAATTCTTTGGTTGCAAATGGGGGCACTAATATTGCCGAAGGGTTAAGAAAAGGTGCTAAGATAATGGAAGACCGAAAAGAGAAGAATCCAGTTGCCAGTATTATACTACTATCTGATGGACAAGATAATTACACCGTCAATGGCCCTGGAACTAACCAACCTCAACCCAATTACCAGTTGCTTTTGCCTACTTCTCTCGGCGGTCGTGATAATTTGGGCTTTCAGATTCCCGTGCATGCTTTTGGATTTGGCACAGACCATGATGCTTTATCAATGCACTCAATTTCGGAGATGTCTGGTGGTACATTTTCTTTCATCGAGACTGAAGCTGTGTTACAGGACGCCTTTGCTCAATGCATTGGAGGACTTTTGAGTGTTGTTGTTCAGGAGCTGCAGGTGGAAATTGAGTGTATACATCCAAATCTTAGTCTTTCTTCCCTAAAGGCAGGGAGCTACCCAAGCCGTGTCAGGGCCGATGGACGCAAAGGTTTTATTGATGTTGGAGACCTATATGCTGATGAAGAGAGGGACTTTCTAGTTTCAGTTGATGTCCCAGCTACATCCAGCAATGAAACATCATTGCTTAAGGTCAAATGTGTTTACAAGGATCCCTTAACTCAGGAAACAATGACACTGGAAAGCGAAGAAGTTAAAATCGAAAGGCCTGAGCAAGCCGGGCAGGTTGTGATGTCACTTGAGGTAGATAGACAGCGAAACAGGCTCCAAGCAGCCGAGGCAATGGCCCAGGCACGGCTTGCAGCCGAACAGGGAGACCTTTCCGGCGCAGGGCTAATCCTCGAAAACTGTCGAAAGATGCTTGCGGAGACCATTTCTGCTAAGTCACATGACCGCCTCTGCGTTGCATTGGATGCTGAACTCAAGGAAATGCAAGAGAGGATGGCGAGTAGGCATGTGTACGAAGCGTCTGGGAGAGCATACATCCTTTCCGGATTGAGTTCACACTCATGGCAACGAGCAACAGCAAGAGGTGATTCTACTGATAGTTCAAGTCTTGTTCGGGCATACCAGACCCCATCAATGACCCAGATGCTTACTCGATCTCAGGCCATGTTGCTAGGTAGTCCATCAGGCCAGAGGCTTCTTCAGCCTCTGCTGTCGTTCCGATCACAACCAAGCCCAAGGTAA
- the LOC112712609 gene encoding E3 ubiquitin-protein ligase WAV3 isoform X2 — MQTCAICLTKMKQGSGQAIFTAECSHSFHFHCIASNVKHGNQICPVCRAKWKEIPFSGPSLDPIQGRMSPSPINWPQNDALMALVHPLPLPLPHPPRRDLSRRHIVPLYQEPGIFNDDESLNHETVVSERSPCNKSTEDNDSVRELEIKTYPEVSAAPGSNSYSNFTVLVHLKAATASTTAAEAGSQNVSRNQPSLTQISQTPRAPVDLVTVLDISGSMAGTKLALLKRAMGFVIQNLGSNDRLSVIAFSSTARRLFPLSRMTDSGRQQALLAVNSLVANGGTNIAEGLRKGAKIMEDRKEKNPVASIILLSDGQDNYTVNGPGTNQPQPNYQLLLPTSLGGRDNLGFQIPVHAFGFGTDHDALSMHSISEMSGGTFSFIETEAVLQDAFAQCIGGLLSVVVQELQVEIECIHPNLSLSSLKAGSYPSRVRADGRKGFIDVGDLYADEERDFLVSVDVPATSSNETSLLKVKCVYKDPLTQETMTLESEEVKIERPEQAGQVVMSLEVDRQRNRLQAAEAMAQARLAAEQGDLSGAGLILENCRKMLAETISAKSHDRLCVALDAELKEMQERMASRHVYEASGRAYILSGLSSHSWQRATARGDSTDSSSLVRAYQTPSMTQMLTRSQAMLLGSPSGQRLLQPLLSFRSQPSPR; from the exons ATG CAAACTTGCGCAATATGCTTAACCAAAATGAAACAAGGATCTGGTCAGGCTATATTCACTGCTGAATGTTCACATTCCTTCCATTTCCACTGTATTGCTTCGAATGTGAAACATGGAAACCAAATATGTCCAGTGTGCAGAGCAAAATGGAAAGAAATACCTTTCTCGGGTCCGAGTTTGGATCCTATACAGGGAAGAATGTCACCTAGTCCAATAAATTGGCCCCAGAATGATGCTTTGATGGCCTTGGTCCATCCATTACCTCTACCTCTACCTCATCCTCCTCGACGAGACCTGAGTAGGCGGCATATTGTTCCCCTTTACCAAGAGCCAGGCATATTTAATGATGACGAATCATTGAATCATGAAACCGTAGTTTCTGAGAGAAGTCCTTGCAATAAGAGTACCGAAGATAACGATTCTGTTAGAGAATTGGAGATTAAAACATATCCGGAAGTTTCTGCTGCTCCTGGGTCCAATAGTTATTCTAATTTCACAGTTCTGGTTCATCTCAAAGCTGCTACTGCTTCTACAACAGCTGCTGAAGCCGGGAGTCAAAATGTCAGTAGAAACCAGCCTAGCTTGACACAGATTTCTCAGACTCCTCGTGCCCCTGTTGACCTGGTCACAGTGCTTGACATCAGTGGTAGCATGGCTGGAACCAAGCTGGCACTACTGAAAAGAGCTATGGGATTTGTTATACAGAACCTTGGCTCTAATGACCGCCTTTCCGTTATTGCTTTCTCTTCCACAGCCCGCCGTCTCTTTCCGCTGTCAAGGATGACGGATTCCGGGCGGCAACAGGCTTTGCTAGCTGTTAATTCTTTGGTTGCAAATGGGGGCACTAATATTGCCGAAGGGTTAAGAAAAGGTGCTAAGATAATGGAAGACCGAAAAGAGAAGAATCCAGTTGCCAGTATTATACTACTATCTGATGGACAAGATAATTACACCGTCAATGGCCCTGGAACTAACCAACCTCAACCCAATTACCAGTTGCTTTTGCCTACTTCTCTCGGCGGTCGTGATAATTTGGGCTTTCAGATTCCCGTGCATGCTTTTGGATTTGGCACAGACCATGATGCTTTATCAATGCACTCAATTTCGGAGATGTCTGGTGGTACATTTTCTTTCATCGAGACTGAAGCTGTGTTACAGGACGCCTTTGCTCAATGCATTGGAGGACTTTTGAGTGTTGTTGTTCAGGAGCTGCAGGTGGAAATTGAGTGTATACATCCAAATCTTAGTCTTTCTTCCCTAAAGGCAGGGAGCTACCCAAGCCGTGTCAGGGCCGATGGACGCAAAGGTTTTATTGATGTTGGAGACCTATATGCTGATGAAGAGAGGGACTTTCTAGTTTCAGTTGATGTCCCAGCTACATCCAGCAATGAAACATCATTGCTTAAGGTCAAATGTGTTTACAAGGATCCCTTAACTCAGGAAACAATGACACTGGAAAGCGAAGAAGTTAAAATCGAAAGGCCTGAGCAAGCCGGGCAGGTTGTGATGTCACTTGAGGTAGATAGACAGCGAAACAGGCTCCAAGCAGCCGAGGCAATGGCCCAGGCACGGCTTGCAGCCGAACAGGGAGACCTTTCCGGCGCAGGGCTAATCCTCGAAAACTGTCGAAAGATGCTTGCGGAGACCATTTCTGCTAAGTCACATGACCGCCTCTGCGTTGCATTGGATGCTGAACTCAAGGAAATGCAAGAGAGGATGGCGAGTAGGCATGTGTACGAAGCGTCTGGGAGAGCATACATCCTTTCCGGATTGAGTTCACACTCATGGCAACGAGCAACAGCAAGAGGTGATTCTACTGATAGTTCAAGTCTTGTTCGGGCATACCAGACCCCATCAATGACCCAGATGCTTACTCGATCTCAGGCCATGTTGCTAGGTAGTCCATCAGGCCAGAGGCTTCTTCAGCCTCTGCTGTCGTTCCGATCACAACCAAGCCCAAGGTAA